A stretch of DNA from Candidatus Saccharibacteria bacterium oral taxon 488:
ACTCCAATGATACTGAGGGCGATAAACATGATACTGAGGCGATTGAGTAATGTAGCTGAAGGTTTCATATGTCTAGTGTAGCATGGTTCGTCGCGCTGATTCGCGCCATCGTAAAAAATCTGCTATACTAATGGAAATGATTTTGTTAGATAGGGTTACCAAAACATATGGCAAGGACAACAAGCCGGCCTTGAATCGGGTGAGTGTTCATGTCAAACCGGGCGAGTTTGTGATTTTGGTCGGAACGTCGGGCGCGGGGAAGTCGACGCTACTCAAGCTGCTGACTCGCGAGGAGAAGCCGACTGGTGGCAAGATTGTCGTCGGTGGGATTGATTATGATACGCTCAAGGACAAGCATATCCCGCTGCTACGCCGCAAGATTGGCGTGGTGTTTCAGGATTTCAAGTTGCTACCAAACCGGACGGTGTTTGAGAATGTAGCCTTCGCGCTGGAGATTGCCGGGATGACTAACCGCGAGATCAAATCAACAGTGCCAAAGGTGATCGAGCTGGTGGGGCTGAAAGGCAAGGAAAAGAATTTCCCGCACCAGCTATCTGGCGGTGAGCGCCAGCGGGTGGCAATTGCCCGGGCGGTGGTACGCCAGCCAAAGATTTTGATCGCGGACGAGCCGACCGGTAACCTCGACCCCAAGCATAGCTGGGATATTGTGCGCTTGCTGGAAAAGATTAACAAATACGGCACCACGGTGCTGCTGACCACGCACAATGTCGATATTGTCAATAAGCTCAAACGCCGGGTGATCACCATTGATCACGGTAAAATCACCTCTGATCAAGCCAAGGGGAGTTACAAGCAATGACCGATATTTCACGTAAAGCCGCCGCCAAGGCGCGCGTCGATCCCAAAGTCCTTAAGCGCACGCGGCAGCGTCGCCGTCGAGTGCTGACGTTCTGGCGAATGTGCCGGTATGGTATCAATAATTTTAGCCGTAACACCTGGTTGACGATTGCAGCGACTGCGGTGATGGCGGTGACGCTATTGATCATCGCCCTCACTATAGCCGCCCGCCAAGTGCTGGTTGACTCAGTCGATACAATTTCACGCAAGGCGGATATGTCAATTTTCCTCAAAGGCTCAACCGAGCAAAAGGTGATTGATGAGTTGATATCGCGCCTGAGTAAGCTCCACAATGTCGAAAAGGTAACGTATATTTCAGCAGAGCAGGCGCGGCAAGAACAGATTGAGCAGCACAAGAATGACCCGGCGTTTCTTGAGGCGATCAAAGAATCAAGCAATGAAATGCCGGCGTCGCTGCGGGCCTCGCTCAAGGATTTGAACGACCAGCGACCACTGATTGAGTTTACGAAAAACGACGAGCTGTATAAGAAGCATAAAGACCCGACCAAAGAACCGTCGTTCATCGGCGATCGACGTGAGGCGATCAACGCCATCGGTGATTGGGTACGGTTTGCCAGTATCGCTGGCTCGATTGCTACGGTGGTGTTTGTGGTGATTTCGTCGCTGGTGGTGTTTAACACCATCAGGATGGCAATTTTTAACCGCAAAGATGAGATCCAGATGATGAAGCTGATCGGTGCCGATCGCGGATTTATTCGTGGGCCGTTTATCGTTGAGGCGATCATGTATGGATTTATCGCGGCGCTGGTGGCCTCAGGAATCGGGTATCTATTGCTGTTTTCGGCACACGACAAGCTGGCGGTGCGGCTGCCGATGGATAACTTGATGAATATTAGTACCACGTATGCTGGACTGGTGGTGCTGGCGATGATTATGATCGGTGCGGTGATTGGCATTGTCTCGTCATTGATCGCGACGCGCAAATACTTAAAATTATAAGCTATTTTGTCGCTGACCCCTGAATATTTACTGAGCCAAGGCGCTTGACGTCCATATGTCGCTTGTGCTAAAATAAAAAGCAATGAAGATACGGTCCACCACACCAGTTTCGACATCACGAGCCACACGGGCAGCTCTCGTGGCGGTTAGTGCTGTTGTTTTGGGCGCTGGCGTGTTCCAGCTCGGCCCACACGTATTCGCGCGTGACTATGAAGCGGAAATTAACGCTCTCAACCAACAGGCGCAACAGGCGCAGAACGAGGCCAATCGTCTCGGGACGATGGCGGCGACGTTGGAGGAGGAGCTGGGGCGCATTAACGCGCAGATTGATTCGATTCGGGCGGAAATTGCCAAGAGTCAGCAAAAGCACGACGCATTGGTTGCGGAGATTGCTAAGAACAAGCTAGCGATTGAAAAGAACCGCAAGGTCATGGGTAAAATCTTGTCGGATATTTACCTTGATGATCAGATTTCGCCGCTCGAGATGCTGGCTAGTTCCAAGTCAATCGGCGATTATGTTGATAAGCAGGAGCAGCGTAGTAGTTTGCGATCATCGCTGAACGATAAGATCAAGGAAATTAAGGCATTGCAGGCTAAACTGGAAGAGAATAAAAAGTCAGTTGAGAATGTGCTCAAAGACCAGAGGGCTCAGCAGACACAACTAGCGTCCAAGCAGGCAGAGCAGGCCAAGCTGGTTAATGACACCAAGAATGACCAAAATGCCTACGCGGCCCTGGCGACGCAGCGGA
This window harbors:
- the ftsE gene encoding cell division ATP-binding protein FtsE, which gives rise to MEMILLDRVTKTYGKDNKPALNRVSVHVKPGEFVILVGTSGAGKSTLLKLLTREEKPTGGKIVVGGIDYDTLKDKHIPLLRRKIGVVFQDFKLLPNRTVFENVAFALEIAGMTNREIKSTVPKVIELVGLKGKEKNFPHQLSGGERQRVAIARAVVRQPKILIADEPTGNLDPKHSWDIVRLLEKINKYGTTVLLTTHNVDIVNKLKRRVITIDHGKITSDQAKGSYKQ
- a CDS encoding FtsX-like permease family protein; this translates as MTDISRKAAAKARVDPKVLKRTRQRRRRVLTFWRMCRYGINNFSRNTWLTIAATAVMAVTLLIIALTIAARQVLVDSVDTISRKADMSIFLKGSTEQKVIDELISRLSKLHNVEKVTYISAEQARQEQIEQHKNDPAFLEAIKESSNEMPASLRASLKDLNDQRPLIEFTKNDELYKKHKDPTKEPSFIGDRREAINAIGDWVRFASIAGSIATVVFVVISSLVVFNTIRMAIFNRKDEIQMMKLIGADRGFIRGPFIVEAIMYGFIAALVASGIGYLLLFSAHDKLAVRLPMDNLMNISTTYAGLVVLAMIMIGAVIGIVSSLIATRKYLKL
- a CDS encoding CHAP domain-containing protein, coding for MKIRSTTPVSTSRATRAALVAVSAVVLGAGVFQLGPHVFARDYEAEINALNQQAQQAQNEANRLGTMAATLEEELGRINAQIDSIRAEIAKSQQKHDALVAEIAKNKLAIEKNRKVMGKILSDIYLDDQISPLEMLASSKSIGDYVDKQEQRSSLRSSLNDKIKEIKALQAKLEENKKSVENVLKDQRAQQTQLASKQAEQAKLVNDTKNDQNAYAALATQRNNQAAKLREEQAAANRRALGGVSIPGGIPGGGGYPGVWANAPLDAYVDPWGLYTRECVSYVAWKIHSTGRFVPHFGGAGNANQWPSTAARYGIQSGSAPKAGAAAVMNVGYYGHVMYVESVNGDGTITVSDYNLAWDGLYRKYTRSASGLTYVYF